AACCCACCGGCGATTAGCATCACGCCCAAGCCGATGAAAGCGGCGACTCGATACGCCTGCGCCAATTCGAACGCGTCATAGGCGAATAACTTTATGACCGGCACCGCAAGCAGTCCGAGGCCGGCCACTCGCAGCCAGTAAGTCCGGAACGCGATGCCCAGTATGATCAATACCGCCGCGTACGCCGCCCATAGACCGCTCAGGGAAAGACTCACCACCTGCCCGGCGATTTCGGGGTCGACCGCGAAATATTCCCTGTCGAACGCGTCCACGATCTCGCCGCTGAGGGCGAACACGGTAAGGCCGTTTGCCGCAACCAGCAAATACCGCCGGAATCGTTGGTCTGAGGGATGGGGATCGTCGGCCTGCCGGCTACTGATCAACAAGGCCGATAGGTGCATCCCCGCGACCGCGGCGGCAAAGGCCAGGAAGTGCCAGTTGGCAACCGGGTGGTAGGAATGATCGGCGCCGAAATATATTTCGCGCCAGTCGTCGGCGGAAAAATCAAACACAACAAGCTTCAAAACGACGATGGCGAAGATCGCGCCCGCCGCCCAGCGCAAATTCGGCCTTGAATGCATGTAGGAGACCAGCATCAGCAGCGCCGCCTCGACCGTCCAGGCCGTCGTTACCCAGACTCCCTCAAACTGCACCGGAATTGCGATGGTCAACAGCACTATCGCTATCCCCAGCGAAACCCGTCCCAGCAGCTCCTTTTCCGGGTAGCGCAGCAGGATACCGAACCCGTTCAGGGCGTAGAAGACGGCCAGCGCAAGCGTGAATGCGCCCATCCAGGGCCGGTGCACGTCGAACAAGATCTGATAGCTGATCGCAAGGAACGCGACCGCATTCAGGACGATCAACGCCCAGTCGAGCGGTTCCGGGTCGCCCGTCCTGCGCAGACACAAGAGGTTCGACGCGCCGGCAAACATCAAAAAGATGACTGTTATCCCTGTCTGCGCCAGGGCCAGGCCCGGATCGAATTCGTCGTACCAGAACCCGAATAGCACCAGTGAACCGACAAAGGCCAGGATCGCAAGCCAGCGCCAGTCGCGGTAATAGGCCAGCGCCAGGACGCCCAGATCCAGGACCACGACGTAAACCAGGAGAACCCACAGATCCTCAAGCCTGTCGGCAAGGAAAAGCGGCGTTGCGAATCCGCCCAGCATCGCGAGGACCGCGACCGCCCGGGATGCGTGGCGAATCGACAACCCCGCCGCCGCCGCGGTCACGAGGCCGGCGAGGAAGAGAGCTGGGACCGGAGCGAAAAGGTCGTAAAGGGAGTAGCCGGCAAACACCGAGAGGTAGAGGATCGCCACCCCGCCGCCGGTGACGGCCTGGGCCCACGCCGGGTAACGCCGCGACCAGAATTCGCCGCCGCCCAACAGCAGCACGCCCGTCGCAAACCCCAGCACGACCCGGCCGGTCTCGCCGATCCAATCG
The Chloroflexota bacterium genome window above contains:
- a CDS encoding DUF2339 domain-containing protein codes for the protein MIERHCSNCGHEASSADAKYCVNCGTELPEFAAEPASTADDEDLRRAVSELQSLVTGLQSQVNRQTRRIFALENTTSGVAPSATESAGRAGAPGADRRGSATAEAVRSRRPAPAAPRTADEKDASRDWEWLLGGNWLARIGILALIVGVGFFLKLAFDNDWIGETGRVVLGFATGVLLLGGGEFWSRRYPAWAQAVTGGGVAILYLSVFAGYSLYDLFAPVPALFLAGLVTAAAAGLSIRHASRAVAVLAMLGGFATPLFLADRLEDLWVLLVYVVVLDLGVLALAYYRDWRWLAILAFVGSLVLFGFWYDEFDPGLALAQTGITVIFLMFAGASNLLCLRRTGDPEPLDWALIVLNAVAFLAISYQILFDVHRPWMGAFTLALAVFYALNGFGILLRYPEKELLGRVSLGIAIVLLTIAIPVQFEGVWVTTAWTVEAALLMLVSYMHSRPNLRWAAGAIFAIVVLKLVVFDFSADDWREIYFGADHSYHPVANWHFLAFAAAVAGMHLSALLISSRQADDPHPSDQRFRRYLLVAANGLTVFALSGEIVDAFDREYFAVDPEIAGQVVSLSLSGLWAAYAAVLIILGIAFRTYWLRVAGLGLLAVPVIKLFAYDAFELAQAYRVAAFIGLGVMLIAGGFLYQRYGRAIRGVLLD